Proteins found in one Sporosarcina jeotgali genomic segment:
- a CDS encoding MFS transporter, protein MANQRWLSASFFVFFFTWGIFLPYWTGWLTIEKGLAVSTASVIMGVGMAARALTTFLVFPVLTNRSALRRVIQGLAILSLLLTILYLPDSPLWVLAAITILFSAVYPMVLPAVESGATLLMQSEHIHYGKSRSFGSIGYTVALLLVGAATSIWSEQSILYLMIAGLAAAVLFFMRSAPAVLDKTPERTSASISQTKLRTLFQTKGFLVITLLAVLLQGAHAAYYSFGFIYLDDLNVSGFWIGVILNVAVLFEILFFRVSDRMLANVKISTMFLIAAIGSTVRWIVVFLFPITSVFVVTQMLHAISFGIAHYAFIQYISTRLPKQQIASAQGMYAAFAMSLSTAFLTIPAGYLYDITPGLAFLGMAVCTVPAIFIVLFTRRKLAY, encoded by the coding sequence ATGGCTAATCAACGATGGCTTTCTGCCAGTTTTTTTGTATTCTTCTTTACGTGGGGTATCTTTCTTCCCTATTGGACCGGATGGTTAACCATTGAAAAAGGTCTTGCTGTTTCTACAGCCAGCGTCATCATGGGAGTCGGAATGGCCGCAAGAGCGCTCACTACGTTCCTCGTCTTTCCTGTATTGACGAATAGGTCCGCTCTCAGAAGAGTGATCCAAGGGCTAGCAATTCTCTCCTTGCTGCTCACCATTCTTTATTTGCCCGATTCACCACTGTGGGTACTGGCAGCCATTACGATATTATTCAGCGCGGTCTATCCGATGGTATTGCCCGCTGTCGAGAGTGGTGCCACTCTATTAATGCAGTCTGAGCACATCCATTACGGAAAAAGCCGTTCTTTTGGGTCCATCGGATATACAGTCGCTTTACTGCTCGTCGGTGCAGCAACGTCCATTTGGAGCGAACAATCAATTTTGTATTTGATGATTGCCGGCCTTGCTGCTGCGGTTCTATTTTTCATGAGAAGTGCACCAGCTGTTCTTGATAAAACTCCTGAACGCACATCAGCTAGTATTTCTCAGACTAAGTTAAGGACGTTGTTCCAAACAAAAGGGTTTCTAGTCATAACACTGCTAGCCGTTTTACTGCAAGGGGCCCACGCTGCCTATTATAGCTTTGGGTTTATTTACTTAGATGATTTGAATGTTTCAGGTTTTTGGATTGGCGTAATTTTAAACGTTGCCGTGTTATTCGAGATTCTTTTCTTCCGCGTTTCAGACCGGATGCTGGCAAATGTAAAGATTTCAACGATGTTCTTAATTGCCGCAATTGGTTCAACAGTTCGCTGGATTGTTGTTTTTCTATTTCCGATTACGTCCGTATTTGTGGTTACGCAAATGCTGCATGCCATATCTTTTGGTATTGCACATTATGCTTTCATCCAATATATATCCACTCGTCTTCCAAAGCAGCAGATCGCTTCTGCACAAGGAATGTACGCAGCCTTCGCAATGAGCTTGAGTACCGCATTTTTGACGATTCCTGCAGGATATTTATACGACATCACTCCTGGACTTGCGTTTTTAGGAATGGCAGTGTGTACAGTTCCTGCTATCTTTATTGTACTTTTCACTCGACGAAAACTTGCATACTAA
- a CDS encoding M15 family metallopeptidase, producing MKRRQDRRRASKKQSKGLKAALLLIAAAMAGLAVWVGVNDWDVEKTLQQAGISNSSSESTEFLTETEEDPSKPSAEEKENDKQNLPPVEKGEPALPEKPVEPSNGNQPFDGGYVEGQKLPTQPHYVNNILIANKKFPLPEDFAPGESKEARAAFEEMAAEAKLSSFNLTAFSTYRSYDYQVTLYNRYADRDGVEAADRYSARPGYSEHQTGLAFDIGEVNHEKHWASSSFGTTEAGKWLLANAHRYGFILRYPDHKEDITGYMHEAWHYRYVGKPLSEEIFKKNITLEEYLGVE from the coding sequence ATGAAACGAAGACAAGACAGAAGGCGTGCGAGTAAGAAACAATCCAAGGGGCTCAAAGCGGCGCTATTATTAATCGCAGCCGCGATGGCAGGGCTGGCAGTATGGGTTGGGGTTAATGATTGGGATGTTGAGAAAACGCTGCAGCAAGCAGGCATTTCGAATTCTTCCAGTGAATCAACAGAATTTTTGACTGAGACTGAAGAAGATCCATCTAAACCGAGTGCAGAAGAGAAAGAAAACGATAAACAAAATCTCCCTCCTGTCGAAAAAGGAGAGCCGGCACTTCCGGAAAAACCCGTAGAACCAAGCAACGGCAATCAGCCTTTTGATGGAGGATATGTGGAGGGACAGAAATTGCCAACTCAACCTCACTATGTGAACAACATCTTAATTGCCAACAAAAAATTTCCGCTGCCAGAAGACTTTGCCCCAGGTGAGAGCAAGGAAGCACGTGCTGCATTTGAAGAAATGGCTGCAGAAGCGAAACTGTCCAGCTTTAACTTAACGGCGTTCAGCACATATCGCTCTTATGATTATCAAGTGACGCTATACAACCGCTATGCGGATCGGGATGGAGTAGAGGCGGCAGACCGCTACAGCGCACGACCTGGCTACTCTGAACATCAAACAGGTCTAGCATTTGATATTGGTGAAGTAAATCACGAAAAGCACTGGGCGTCCTCTTCGTTTGGTACTACAGAAGCAGGCAAGTGGCTGCTTGCGAATGCGCACCGGTACGGTTTCATTTTGCGCTACCCGGATCACAAAGAAGACATCACAGGATATATGCACGAAGCCTGGCACTACCGCTATGTGGGAAAGCCGCTATCCGAAGAAATCTTCAAGAAAAATATCACACTCGAAGAATACCTTGGAGTGGAGTGA